One Pecten maximus unplaced genomic scaffold, xPecMax1.1, whole genome shotgun sequence DNA window includes the following coding sequences:
- the LOC117319264 gene encoding uncharacterized protein LOC117319264 isoform X1, which translates to MADQAVSVNLRRRNEREKELIDTAAKLTTAEQKRKISKEWRERLKENPAKYKEHRLVETLRLQDYRKNLSNEQKEIQKGQARLRQQRYRNKKKLEGHITSKAPVNKTRASKEVQRQTWREAKRLQRMNLSHQKKRRINERRRKIYHEKKQPKSSEKEKEIHPVDNESLMTQVAKRKAVSRCLRVLPKNPKKYAEVVTQLYRRKKQAFGLDATEKKKNTTTLIVKEKLMELRNRRKERDNRIRRIIHASLAAKGRISRATQKEFGLSKKLSKLSVDELENEGRKARSDCLPDDAVKEVTEFYQSSEMSRELPLQRLVSAKKMTKPRKALEQSLVQSYKTFKTKYPENKLSYSKFASLRPSNVLPLTKQKHYQCLCEYCVNVDFQVKALERYCCAKKLERPFVDRYDASRITLCPKDGANYKMECLDRNCQFCGVDNVDEKTRGLNQYIDTKIKWRSWEMVTQPNTQKKFMTLVSKEGTIGELITELKLKLNPFAKHLFNAKWQSGQFDDLKKKMPKQWAMFCMDFGENYACHHQDEAQGAHWHYEQVTMHPIVVYYRCQKEGCDETVHESLVFITDDHKHDYHAVQHFIEKSNQYLLEEVGLDIHTEIHFSDGAPTQYKSKFNFVDMSMGQDDFGLNIEKHYFGSRHGKGPCDGEVGVLKRSATSAVKRGEMISNAKDFFEYAKENLSLPKMTTDNSESRIHSKRIFFFVNSREISRDRQPRLQNIKAVPQTRQSHHFKSVQPFVVLSRERTCFCDACQQLEGSSECKNADIVGKWNVHTLKIRRRQVAPPAVDVPVNDAPVDGAPLNDAPVDGAPVDVAPVDGAPLNDAPVDGAPLNDAPVNDAPADGAPVDGAPVDGAPLNDTHVDDAPVNDAPVDDAPVNDASVDGAPVNDAPVDGAPLNDAPVDGAPVDGAPLNDAPVDGAPLNDAPVNDAPADGAPVDGAPVDGAPLNDTHVDDAPVNDAPVDDAPVNDASVDGAPVNDAPVDDAPVNDAPVDDAPVNDASVDGAPVNDAPVDDAPVNDAPVDGAPVDGAPENDIPMDGASLNDSPVDGVLVDGALLAVNTQIGDDSYDDAHDLSGLSIDTDAIMEEMNKSTSDFNISLDGMLSAIITENMPPTNAKPDPEGPFRCGQFVLVTLTNDRRKKPKQYVAEIKELHNGEALLQFMQSHQEFYFWPTVEDFSWEPLQNVVSIISPPVFVAEKSTTRRQLFKL; encoded by the exons ATGGCGGACCAAGCAGTGTCCGTGAATCTACGCCGGCGTAACGAACGTGAAAAGGAG CTGATTGACACAGCAGCTAAACTTACTACTGCAgagcaaaaaagaaaaatttccAAGGAATGGCGAGAGCGCCTCAAAGAAAATCCTGCAAAATATAAAGAACATAGACTTGTTGAAACCTTGCGGTTACAAGACTATAGAAAAAACCTGAGCAATGaacaaaaagaaatacaaaaaggGCAGGCAAGGTTACGGCAACAGAGATataggaataaaaaaaaacttgaaggACATATTACATCAAAAGCACCAGTGAACAAAACACGAGCCAGTAAGGAAGTGCAGCGACAAACATGGAGAGAAGCAAAACGTTTGCAGAGGATGAATTTGTCTCATCAGAAAAAGAGAAGAATTAATGAGCGTCGCAGaaaaatatatcatgaaaaGAAACAACCTAAATCTTCAGAAAAGGAGAAAGAAATACATCCAGTGGATAATGAATCACTAATGACCCAAGTTGCCAAAAGGAAAGCTGTCAGTAGGTGTCTGAGAGTGCTACCGAAAAACCCAAAGAAGTACGCCGAAGTGGTAACTCAACTttacagaagaaaaaaacaggCCTTTGGTTTAGATGCCACAGAGAAGAAAAAGAATACAACAACATTGATTGTAAAAGAGAAGCTTATGGAACTGCGTAACCGCCGGAAAGAAAGGGACAACCGAATTAGAAGAATAATTCATGCCTCTCTTGCTGCAAAAGGACGTATAAGTCGGGCCACACAAAAGGAATTTGGACTAAGTAAGAAACTCTCCAAGCTGTCTGTAGATGAGCTTGAAAACGAGGGAAGAAAAGCAAGAAGTGACTGTCTGCCAGATGATGCGGTGAAAGAGGTAACAGAATTTTACCAGAGTTCTGAGATGTCCAGAGAGTTGCCGCTTCAAAGGCTTGTGAGTGCAAAGAAAATGACAAAACCCAGGAAAGCCCTAGAACAATCCCTTGTACAGTCCTACAaaactttcaaaacaaaatatccagAAAACAAGCTGTCCTATAGTAAGTTTGCTAGTTTGAGACCTTCTAATGTTCTACCATTGACAAAACAAAAGCACTATCAATGTTTGTGCGAATACTGTGTCAATGTTGACTTTCAGGTGAAGGCTTTGGAGAGATATTGTTGTGCCAAAAAATTGGAGAGACCCTTTGTTGATAGGTATGATGCTTCCAGAATTACTTTGTGCCCTAAAGATGGGGCTAATTACAAAATGGAATGTCTCGACAGAAATTGCCAGTTTTGTGGGGTGGATAATGTTGACGAAAAAACTCGTGGACTGAATCAGTACAtagacacaaaaataaaatggagGAGCTGGGAAATGGTCACTCAACCTAACACCCAGAAAAAGTTCATGACTCTGGTATCTAAGGAAGGAACAATTGGAGAACTAATTACAGAGCTGAAACTAAAGCTAAATCCATTTGCGAAGCACTTGTTTAATGCCAAGTGGCAGTCGGGTCAGTTCGACGACTTAAAGAAGAAAATGCCAAAACAGTGGGCAATGTTTTGCATGGACTTTGGTGAAAATTATGCATGTCATCATCAGGATGAGGCTCAGGGAGCCCACTGGCATTACGAACAGGTCACCATGCACCCCATTGTTGTCTATTATAGATGTCAGAAGGAGGGATGTGATGAAACCGTCCATGAGTCCCTGGTCTTCATCACTGATGACCACAAGCACGATTATCATGCTGTGCAGCACTTTATTGAAAAGTCCAATCAGTATTTGCTCGAAGAAGTTGGACTAGACATTCACACAGAGATCCATTTCTCGGATGGCGCACCGACTCAGTACAAGTCCAAGtttaattttgttgatatgtctatGGGACAAGACGACTTTGGTCTCAATATTGAGAAACACTATTTTGGAAGCCGCCATGGCAAAGGACCATGTGATGGTGAAGTGGGGGTTCTGAAGAGGTCTGCAACATCTGCGGTGAAGAGAGGAGAAATGATCTCAAATGCCAAGGACTTTTTTGAATACGCCAAAGAAAACTTGTCTTTACCAAAAATGACAACTGACAATAGCGAATCTCGTATACATTCAAAAAGGATATTCTTCTTTGTTAATAGCAGAGAGATCAGCAGGGACCGTCAACCAAGGCTGCAAAACATAAAGGCTGTTCCCCAGACGAGACAGAGCCACCATTTCAAAAGTGTCCAGCCCTTTGTCGTTCTGTCTAGAGAAAGAACATGTTTCTGTGATGCATGCCAACAGCTGGAGGGATCATCAGAATGCAAGAATGCAGACATAGTTGGGAAATGGAATGTCCACACATTGAAGATAAGAAGGAGACAAG tggcCCCTCCAGCTGTTGATGTCCCTGTGAATGACGCCCCTGTGGATGGTGCTCCTCTGAATGACGCCCCTGTGGATGGTGCTCCTGTGGATGTTGCTCCTGTGGATGGTGCTCCTCTGAATGACGCCCCTGTGGATGGTGCTCCTCTGAATGACGCCCCTGTGAATGATGCCCCTGCGGATGGTGCTCCTGTGGATGGTGCCCCTGTGGATGGTGCTCCTCTGAATGACACCCATGTGGATGATGCCCCTGTGAATGACGCCCCTGTGGATGATGCCCCTGTGAATGATGCCTCTGTGGATGGTGCCCCTGTGAATGACGCCCCTGTGGATGGTGCTCCTCTGAATGACGCCCCTGTGGATGGTGCTCCTGTGGATGGTGCTCCTCTGAATGACGCCCCTGTGGATGGTGCTCCTCTGAATGACGCCCCTGTGAATGATGCCCCTGCGGATGGTGCTCCTGTGGATGGTGCCCCTGTGGATGGTGCTCCTCTGAATGACACCCATGTGGATGATGCCCCTGTGAATGACGCCCCTGTGGATGATGCCCCTGTGAATGATGCCTCTGTGGATGGTGCCCCTGTGAATGACGCCCCTGTGGATGATGCCCCTGTGAATGACGCCCCTGTGGATGATGCCCCTGTGAATGATGCCTCTGTGGATGGTGCCCCTGTGAATGACGCCCCTGTGGATGATGCCCCTGTGAATGATGCCCCTGTGGATGGTGCCCCTGTGGATGGTGCTCCTGAAAATGACATCCCTATGGATGGTGCTTCTCTGAATGACTCCCCCGTAGATGGTGTCCTTGTGGATGGTGCTCTTTTAGCTG TGAACACACAAATTGGAGATGATTCATATGATGATGCCCATGATCTGAGTGGACTTAGTATAG ACACAGATGCCATAATGGAGGAGATGAATAAATCAACCTCAGACTTCAATATCAGCTTGG ACGGAATGCTAAGTGCCATCATAACAGAGAACATGCCCCCCACCAATGCCAAACCAGACCCTGAGGGACCTTTCAG GTGTGGTCAATTTGTTTTGGTAACATTGACTAATGACCGAAGAAAAAAGCCTAAGCAATATGTTGCAGAG atcaAGGAGCTGCATAATGGGGAGGCCTTGCTTCAGTTCATGCAGTCACATCAGGAGTTTTATTTCTGGCCTACTGTTGAAGACTTCTCCTGGGAGCCACTTCAGAATGTGGTGTCCATAATTTCTCCACCCGTTTTTGTTGCTGAGAAATCAACTACAAGGAGGCAGCTATTTAAGCTATGA
- the LOC117319264 gene encoding uncharacterized protein LOC117319264 isoform X3: MADQAVSVNLRRRNEREKELIDTAAKLTTAEQKRKISKEWRERLKENPAKYKEHRLVETLRLQDYRKNLSNEQKEIQKGQARLRQQRYRNKKKLEGHITSKAPVNKTRASKEVQRQTWREAKRLQRMNLSHQKKRRINERRRKIYHEKKQPKSSEKEKEIHPVDNESLMTQVAKRKAVSRCLRVLPKNPKKYAEVVTQLYRRKKQAFGLDATEKKKNTTTLIVKEKLMELRNRRKERDNRIRRIIHASLAAKGRISRATQKEFGLSKKLSKLSVDELENEGRKARSDCLPDDAVKEVTEFYQSSEMSRELPLQRLVSAKKMTKPRKALEQSLVQSYKTFKTKYPENKLSYSKFASLRPSNVLPLTKQKHYQCLCEYCVNVDFQVKALERYCCAKKLERPFVDRYDASRITLCPKDGANYKMECLDRNCQFCGVDNVDEKTRGLNQYIDTKIKWRSWEMVTQPNTQKKFMTLVSKEGTIGELITELKLKLNPFAKHLFNAKWQSGQFDDLKKKMPKQWAMFCMDFGENYACHHQDEAQGAHWHYEQVTMHPIVVYYRCQKEGCDETVHESLVFITDDHKHDYHAVQHFIEKSNQYLLEEVGLDIHTEIHFSDGAPTQYKSKFNFVDMSMGQDDFGLNIEKHYFGSRHGKGPCDGEVGVLKRSATSAVKRGEMISNAKDFFEYAKENLSLPKMTTDNSESRIHSKRIFFFVNSREISRDRQPRLQNIKAVPQTRQSHHFKSVQPFVVLSRERTCFCDACQQLEGSSECKNADIVGKWNVHTLKIRRRQVAPPAVDVPVNDAPVDGAPLNDAPVDGAPVDVAPVDGAPLNDAPVDGAPLNDAPVNDAPADGAPVDGAPVDGAPLNDTHVDDAPVNDAPVDDAPVNDASVDGAPVNDAPVDGAPLNDAPVDGAPVDGAPLNDAPVDGAPLNDAPVNDAPADGAPVDGAPVDGAPLNDTHVDDAPVNDAPVDDAPVNDASVDGAPVNDAPVDDAPVNDAPVDDAPVNDASVDGAPVNDAPVDDAPVNDAPVDGAPVDGAPENDIPMDGASLNDSPVDGVLVDGALLAVNTQIGDDSYDDAHDLSGLSIDTDAIMEEMNKSTSDFNISLDGMLSAIITENMPPTNAKPDPEGPFRSRSCIMGRPCFSSCSHIRSFISGLLLKTSPGSHFRMWCP; the protein is encoded by the exons ATGGCGGACCAAGCAGTGTCCGTGAATCTACGCCGGCGTAACGAACGTGAAAAGGAG CTGATTGACACAGCAGCTAAACTTACTACTGCAgagcaaaaaagaaaaatttccAAGGAATGGCGAGAGCGCCTCAAAGAAAATCCTGCAAAATATAAAGAACATAGACTTGTTGAAACCTTGCGGTTACAAGACTATAGAAAAAACCTGAGCAATGaacaaaaagaaatacaaaaaggGCAGGCAAGGTTACGGCAACAGAGATataggaataaaaaaaaacttgaaggACATATTACATCAAAAGCACCAGTGAACAAAACACGAGCCAGTAAGGAAGTGCAGCGACAAACATGGAGAGAAGCAAAACGTTTGCAGAGGATGAATTTGTCTCATCAGAAAAAGAGAAGAATTAATGAGCGTCGCAGaaaaatatatcatgaaaaGAAACAACCTAAATCTTCAGAAAAGGAGAAAGAAATACATCCAGTGGATAATGAATCACTAATGACCCAAGTTGCCAAAAGGAAAGCTGTCAGTAGGTGTCTGAGAGTGCTACCGAAAAACCCAAAGAAGTACGCCGAAGTGGTAACTCAACTttacagaagaaaaaaacaggCCTTTGGTTTAGATGCCACAGAGAAGAAAAAGAATACAACAACATTGATTGTAAAAGAGAAGCTTATGGAACTGCGTAACCGCCGGAAAGAAAGGGACAACCGAATTAGAAGAATAATTCATGCCTCTCTTGCTGCAAAAGGACGTATAAGTCGGGCCACACAAAAGGAATTTGGACTAAGTAAGAAACTCTCCAAGCTGTCTGTAGATGAGCTTGAAAACGAGGGAAGAAAAGCAAGAAGTGACTGTCTGCCAGATGATGCGGTGAAAGAGGTAACAGAATTTTACCAGAGTTCTGAGATGTCCAGAGAGTTGCCGCTTCAAAGGCTTGTGAGTGCAAAGAAAATGACAAAACCCAGGAAAGCCCTAGAACAATCCCTTGTACAGTCCTACAaaactttcaaaacaaaatatccagAAAACAAGCTGTCCTATAGTAAGTTTGCTAGTTTGAGACCTTCTAATGTTCTACCATTGACAAAACAAAAGCACTATCAATGTTTGTGCGAATACTGTGTCAATGTTGACTTTCAGGTGAAGGCTTTGGAGAGATATTGTTGTGCCAAAAAATTGGAGAGACCCTTTGTTGATAGGTATGATGCTTCCAGAATTACTTTGTGCCCTAAAGATGGGGCTAATTACAAAATGGAATGTCTCGACAGAAATTGCCAGTTTTGTGGGGTGGATAATGTTGACGAAAAAACTCGTGGACTGAATCAGTACAtagacacaaaaataaaatggagGAGCTGGGAAATGGTCACTCAACCTAACACCCAGAAAAAGTTCATGACTCTGGTATCTAAGGAAGGAACAATTGGAGAACTAATTACAGAGCTGAAACTAAAGCTAAATCCATTTGCGAAGCACTTGTTTAATGCCAAGTGGCAGTCGGGTCAGTTCGACGACTTAAAGAAGAAAATGCCAAAACAGTGGGCAATGTTTTGCATGGACTTTGGTGAAAATTATGCATGTCATCATCAGGATGAGGCTCAGGGAGCCCACTGGCATTACGAACAGGTCACCATGCACCCCATTGTTGTCTATTATAGATGTCAGAAGGAGGGATGTGATGAAACCGTCCATGAGTCCCTGGTCTTCATCACTGATGACCACAAGCACGATTATCATGCTGTGCAGCACTTTATTGAAAAGTCCAATCAGTATTTGCTCGAAGAAGTTGGACTAGACATTCACACAGAGATCCATTTCTCGGATGGCGCACCGACTCAGTACAAGTCCAAGtttaattttgttgatatgtctatGGGACAAGACGACTTTGGTCTCAATATTGAGAAACACTATTTTGGAAGCCGCCATGGCAAAGGACCATGTGATGGTGAAGTGGGGGTTCTGAAGAGGTCTGCAACATCTGCGGTGAAGAGAGGAGAAATGATCTCAAATGCCAAGGACTTTTTTGAATACGCCAAAGAAAACTTGTCTTTACCAAAAATGACAACTGACAATAGCGAATCTCGTATACATTCAAAAAGGATATTCTTCTTTGTTAATAGCAGAGAGATCAGCAGGGACCGTCAACCAAGGCTGCAAAACATAAAGGCTGTTCCCCAGACGAGACAGAGCCACCATTTCAAAAGTGTCCAGCCCTTTGTCGTTCTGTCTAGAGAAAGAACATGTTTCTGTGATGCATGCCAACAGCTGGAGGGATCATCAGAATGCAAGAATGCAGACATAGTTGGGAAATGGAATGTCCACACATTGAAGATAAGAAGGAGACAAG tggcCCCTCCAGCTGTTGATGTCCCTGTGAATGACGCCCCTGTGGATGGTGCTCCTCTGAATGACGCCCCTGTGGATGGTGCTCCTGTGGATGTTGCTCCTGTGGATGGTGCTCCTCTGAATGACGCCCCTGTGGATGGTGCTCCTCTGAATGACGCCCCTGTGAATGATGCCCCTGCGGATGGTGCTCCTGTGGATGGTGCCCCTGTGGATGGTGCTCCTCTGAATGACACCCATGTGGATGATGCCCCTGTGAATGACGCCCCTGTGGATGATGCCCCTGTGAATGATGCCTCTGTGGATGGTGCCCCTGTGAATGACGCCCCTGTGGATGGTGCTCCTCTGAATGACGCCCCTGTGGATGGTGCTCCTGTGGATGGTGCTCCTCTGAATGACGCCCCTGTGGATGGTGCTCCTCTGAATGACGCCCCTGTGAATGATGCCCCTGCGGATGGTGCTCCTGTGGATGGTGCCCCTGTGGATGGTGCTCCTCTGAATGACACCCATGTGGATGATGCCCCTGTGAATGACGCCCCTGTGGATGATGCCCCTGTGAATGATGCCTCTGTGGATGGTGCCCCTGTGAATGACGCCCCTGTGGATGATGCCCCTGTGAATGACGCCCCTGTGGATGATGCCCCTGTGAATGATGCCTCTGTGGATGGTGCCCCTGTGAATGACGCCCCTGTGGATGATGCCCCTGTGAATGATGCCCCTGTGGATGGTGCCCCTGTGGATGGTGCTCCTGAAAATGACATCCCTATGGATGGTGCTTCTCTGAATGACTCCCCCGTAGATGGTGTCCTTGTGGATGGTGCTCTTTTAGCTG TGAACACACAAATTGGAGATGATTCATATGATGATGCCCATGATCTGAGTGGACTTAGTATAG ACACAGATGCCATAATGGAGGAGATGAATAAATCAACCTCAGACTTCAATATCAGCTTGG ACGGAATGCTAAGTGCCATCATAACAGAGAACATGCCCCCCACCAATGCCAAACCAGACCCTGAGGGACCTTTCAG atcaAGGAGCTGCATAATGGGGAGGCCTTGCTTCAGTTCATGCAGTCACATCAGGAGTTTTATTTCTGGCCTACTGTTGAAGACTTCTCCTGGGAGCCACTTCAGAATGTGGTGTCCATAA
- the LOC117319264 gene encoding uncharacterized protein LOC117319264 isoform X2 → MADQAVSVNLRRRNEREKELIDTAAKLTTAEQKRKISKEWRERLKENPAKYKEHRLVETLRLQDYRKNLSNEQKEIQKGQARLRQQRYRNKKKLEGHITSKAPVNKTRASKEVQRQTWREAKRLQRMNLSHQKKRRINERRRKIYHEKKQPKSSEKEKEIHPVDNESLMTQVAKRKAVSRCLRVLPKNPKKYAEVVTQLYRRKKQAFGLDATEKKKNTTTLIVKEKLMELRNRRKERDNRIRRIIHASLAAKGRISRATQKEFGLSKKLSKLSVDELENEGRKARSDCLPDDAVKEVTEFYQSSEMSRELPLQRLVSAKKMTKPRKALEQSLVQSYKTFKTKYPENKLSYSKFASLRPSNVLPLTKQKHYQCLCEYCVNVDFQVKALERYCCAKKLERPFVDRYDASRITLCPKDGANYKMECLDRNCQFCGVDNVDEKTRGLNQYIDTKIKWRSWEMVTQPNTQKKFMTLVSKEGTIGELITELKLKLNPFAKHLFNAKWQSGQFDDLKKKMPKQWAMFCMDFGENYACHHQDEAQGAHWHYEQVTMHPIVVYYRCQKEGCDETVHESLVFITDDHKHDYHAVQHFIEKSNQYLLEEVGLDIHTEIHFSDGAPTQYKSKFNFVDMSMGQDDFGLNIEKHYFGSRHGKGPCDGEVGVLKRSATSAVKRGEMISNAKDFFEYAKENLSLPKMTTDNSESRIHSKRIFFFVNSREISRDRQPRLQNIKAVPQTRQSHHFKSVQPFVVLSRERTCFCDACQQLEGSSECKNADIVGKWNVHTLKIRRRQVAPPAVDVPVNDAPVDGAPLNDAPVDGAPVDVAPVDGAPLNDAPVDGAPLNDAPVNDAPADGAPVDGAPVDGAPLNDTHVDDAPVNDAPVDDAPVNDASVDGAPVNDAPVDGAPLNDAPVDGAPVDGAPLNDAPVDGAPLNDAPVNDAPADGAPVDGAPVDGAPLNDTHVDDAPVNDAPVDDAPVNDASVDGAPVNDAPVDDAPVNDAPVDDAPVNDASVDGAPVNDAPVDDAPVNDAPVDGAPVDGAPENDIPMDGASLNDSPVDGVLVDGALLADTDAIMEEMNKSTSDFNISLDGMLSAIITENMPPTNAKPDPEGPFRCGQFVLVTLTNDRRKKPKQYVAEIKELHNGEALLQFMQSHQEFYFWPTVEDFSWEPLQNVVSIISPPVFVAEKSTTRRQLFKL, encoded by the exons ATGGCGGACCAAGCAGTGTCCGTGAATCTACGCCGGCGTAACGAACGTGAAAAGGAG CTGATTGACACAGCAGCTAAACTTACTACTGCAgagcaaaaaagaaaaatttccAAGGAATGGCGAGAGCGCCTCAAAGAAAATCCTGCAAAATATAAAGAACATAGACTTGTTGAAACCTTGCGGTTACAAGACTATAGAAAAAACCTGAGCAATGaacaaaaagaaatacaaaaaggGCAGGCAAGGTTACGGCAACAGAGATataggaataaaaaaaaacttgaaggACATATTACATCAAAAGCACCAGTGAACAAAACACGAGCCAGTAAGGAAGTGCAGCGACAAACATGGAGAGAAGCAAAACGTTTGCAGAGGATGAATTTGTCTCATCAGAAAAAGAGAAGAATTAATGAGCGTCGCAGaaaaatatatcatgaaaaGAAACAACCTAAATCTTCAGAAAAGGAGAAAGAAATACATCCAGTGGATAATGAATCACTAATGACCCAAGTTGCCAAAAGGAAAGCTGTCAGTAGGTGTCTGAGAGTGCTACCGAAAAACCCAAAGAAGTACGCCGAAGTGGTAACTCAACTttacagaagaaaaaaacaggCCTTTGGTTTAGATGCCACAGAGAAGAAAAAGAATACAACAACATTGATTGTAAAAGAGAAGCTTATGGAACTGCGTAACCGCCGGAAAGAAAGGGACAACCGAATTAGAAGAATAATTCATGCCTCTCTTGCTGCAAAAGGACGTATAAGTCGGGCCACACAAAAGGAATTTGGACTAAGTAAGAAACTCTCCAAGCTGTCTGTAGATGAGCTTGAAAACGAGGGAAGAAAAGCAAGAAGTGACTGTCTGCCAGATGATGCGGTGAAAGAGGTAACAGAATTTTACCAGAGTTCTGAGATGTCCAGAGAGTTGCCGCTTCAAAGGCTTGTGAGTGCAAAGAAAATGACAAAACCCAGGAAAGCCCTAGAACAATCCCTTGTACAGTCCTACAaaactttcaaaacaaaatatccagAAAACAAGCTGTCCTATAGTAAGTTTGCTAGTTTGAGACCTTCTAATGTTCTACCATTGACAAAACAAAAGCACTATCAATGTTTGTGCGAATACTGTGTCAATGTTGACTTTCAGGTGAAGGCTTTGGAGAGATATTGTTGTGCCAAAAAATTGGAGAGACCCTTTGTTGATAGGTATGATGCTTCCAGAATTACTTTGTGCCCTAAAGATGGGGCTAATTACAAAATGGAATGTCTCGACAGAAATTGCCAGTTTTGTGGGGTGGATAATGTTGACGAAAAAACTCGTGGACTGAATCAGTACAtagacacaaaaataaaatggagGAGCTGGGAAATGGTCACTCAACCTAACACCCAGAAAAAGTTCATGACTCTGGTATCTAAGGAAGGAACAATTGGAGAACTAATTACAGAGCTGAAACTAAAGCTAAATCCATTTGCGAAGCACTTGTTTAATGCCAAGTGGCAGTCGGGTCAGTTCGACGACTTAAAGAAGAAAATGCCAAAACAGTGGGCAATGTTTTGCATGGACTTTGGTGAAAATTATGCATGTCATCATCAGGATGAGGCTCAGGGAGCCCACTGGCATTACGAACAGGTCACCATGCACCCCATTGTTGTCTATTATAGATGTCAGAAGGAGGGATGTGATGAAACCGTCCATGAGTCCCTGGTCTTCATCACTGATGACCACAAGCACGATTATCATGCTGTGCAGCACTTTATTGAAAAGTCCAATCAGTATTTGCTCGAAGAAGTTGGACTAGACATTCACACAGAGATCCATTTCTCGGATGGCGCACCGACTCAGTACAAGTCCAAGtttaattttgttgatatgtctatGGGACAAGACGACTTTGGTCTCAATATTGAGAAACACTATTTTGGAAGCCGCCATGGCAAAGGACCATGTGATGGTGAAGTGGGGGTTCTGAAGAGGTCTGCAACATCTGCGGTGAAGAGAGGAGAAATGATCTCAAATGCCAAGGACTTTTTTGAATACGCCAAAGAAAACTTGTCTTTACCAAAAATGACAACTGACAATAGCGAATCTCGTATACATTCAAAAAGGATATTCTTCTTTGTTAATAGCAGAGAGATCAGCAGGGACCGTCAACCAAGGCTGCAAAACATAAAGGCTGTTCCCCAGACGAGACAGAGCCACCATTTCAAAAGTGTCCAGCCCTTTGTCGTTCTGTCTAGAGAAAGAACATGTTTCTGTGATGCATGCCAACAGCTGGAGGGATCATCAGAATGCAAGAATGCAGACATAGTTGGGAAATGGAATGTCCACACATTGAAGATAAGAAGGAGACAAG tggcCCCTCCAGCTGTTGATGTCCCTGTGAATGACGCCCCTGTGGATGGTGCTCCTCTGAATGACGCCCCTGTGGATGGTGCTCCTGTGGATGTTGCTCCTGTGGATGGTGCTCCTCTGAATGACGCCCCTGTGGATGGTGCTCCTCTGAATGACGCCCCTGTGAATGATGCCCCTGCGGATGGTGCTCCTGTGGATGGTGCCCCTGTGGATGGTGCTCCTCTGAATGACACCCATGTGGATGATGCCCCTGTGAATGACGCCCCTGTGGATGATGCCCCTGTGAATGATGCCTCTGTGGATGGTGCCCCTGTGAATGACGCCCCTGTGGATGGTGCTCCTCTGAATGACGCCCCTGTGGATGGTGCTCCTGTGGATGGTGCTCCTCTGAATGACGCCCCTGTGGATGGTGCTCCTCTGAATGACGCCCCTGTGAATGATGCCCCTGCGGATGGTGCTCCTGTGGATGGTGCCCCTGTGGATGGTGCTCCTCTGAATGACACCCATGTGGATGATGCCCCTGTGAATGACGCCCCTGTGGATGATGCCCCTGTGAATGATGCCTCTGTGGATGGTGCCCCTGTGAATGACGCCCCTGTGGATGATGCCCCTGTGAATGACGCCCCTGTGGATGATGCCCCTGTGAATGATGCCTCTGTGGATGGTGCCCCTGTGAATGACGCCCCTGTGGATGATGCCCCTGTGAATGATGCCCCTGTGGATGGTGCCCCTGTGGATGGTGCTCCTGAAAATGACATCCCTATGGATGGTGCTTCTCTGAATGACTCCCCCGTAGATGGTGTCCTTGTGGATGGTGCTCTTTTAGCTG ACACAGATGCCATAATGGAGGAGATGAATAAATCAACCTCAGACTTCAATATCAGCTTGG ACGGAATGCTAAGTGCCATCATAACAGAGAACATGCCCCCCACCAATGCCAAACCAGACCCTGAGGGACCTTTCAG GTGTGGTCAATTTGTTTTGGTAACATTGACTAATGACCGAAGAAAAAAGCCTAAGCAATATGTTGCAGAG atcaAGGAGCTGCATAATGGGGAGGCCTTGCTTCAGTTCATGCAGTCACATCAGGAGTTTTATTTCTGGCCTACTGTTGAAGACTTCTCCTGGGAGCCACTTCAGAATGTGGTGTCCATAATTTCTCCACCCGTTTTTGTTGCTGAGAAATCAACTACAAGGAGGCAGCTATTTAAGCTATGA